Proteins encoded by one window of Rubrobacter indicoceani:
- a CDS encoding glycosyltransferase: MIQRGTGKLAWMSYPGGENKPRLSVVIPTLNEDGYAGDLLRDLEGQTEPPDEIIVVDAGSSDGTAALVKGFAGARLLHGSRPVANGRNLGARAAQGEVLVFLDADVRIGEDFLERLADEFGRRNLDIACPAYRPDNSTRSVEVLHEVVNALIKNLQHILPSGSGAALVVRRSLFVEGRGFDPGLKFDDLEFVRRFARGKRFGVLAQEVRVSDRRYRKEGLAKPALRYSLLALLFALGLFRLANAIGYEFGQHEAPARDNPGE, from the coding sequence TTGATCCAGCGGGGAACGGGTAAGCTCGCCTGGATGAGTTATCCGGGCGGAGAGAACAAACCGAGGCTCAGCGTCGTTATACCGACCCTGAACGAAGATGGGTACGCCGGCGACCTTCTACGGGATCTGGAAGGTCAGACAGAGCCTCCGGACGAGATAATCGTCGTGGATGCCGGTTCCTCGGACGGGACGGCGGCCCTTGTGAAAGGCTTCGCCGGAGCGCGGCTCCTGCACGGCTCACGCCCCGTTGCAAACGGCCGGAACCTGGGGGCCCGGGCGGCGCAGGGCGAGGTTCTTGTCTTTCTCGATGCGGACGTCCGCATCGGGGAAGATTTCCTTGAGCGTCTGGCCGATGAGTTCGGGCGGCGAAACCTGGACATCGCGTGTCCTGCGTACCGCCCCGACAACTCCACCCGGTCCGTGGAAGTTCTGCACGAGGTCGTCAACGCCCTGATCAAAAACCTCCAGCACATCCTGCCCTCGGGGTCGGGGGCTGCTCTTGTCGTGCGCCGGAGCCTCTTTGTCGAAGGCCGGGGCTTTGATCCCGGCCTGAAGTTCGACGACCTTGAGTTTGTACGGCGGTTCGCAAGGGGGAAGCGTTTCGGCGTTCTTGCCCAGGAGGTCCGGGTCTCCGACCGTCGGTACCGCAAGGAGGGTCTTGCAAAACCCGCCCTGCGGTATTCTCTTCTGGCCCTGCTCTTCGCGCTGGGGCTCTTCCGACTTGCAAACGCAATAGGCTACGAGTTCGGGCAGCACGAGGCTCCGGCCCGGGACAACCCCGGCGAATGA
- a CDS encoding alpha/beta hydrolase family protein: MPEVAPYGSWRSPISAGDISSGGVGLGQIQLDGEAVYWSEVRPKEGGRTVIVRRAEDGSTTDVNPAPFNARTRVHEYGGGSYVVHAGTVYFSNFSDQRVYRIKPGGEPEPLTDNDGCRYADFSVDVSGDKLLCVREDHRSGGEPVNEVVALSLSDGSEKVLASGRDFYASPCSGRDGEFLACLGWDHPNMPWDGTELLLLAVDENGDAAGEPRVVAGGPSESVLQPRFDHSPGRDGDLYFISDRTGWWNLYRFDGDGISSLHEKKAEFAGPQWQLGTSRYDFLPDGRLVCAYLAGGISHLAVLDPETGDLGDVDLPYSVIGGVRAGGGSVYFNAGSSSEPSVLAGITLGGEVRVIKRSREVDLDTGYLSSPETVEFPTGAGLTAHAFYYGPKNRDYRAPEGELPPLIVMSHGGPTSMTSSAFSLGVQFWTSRGFAVLDVNYGGSSGYGREYRERLNGNWGVVDVADCANGAKYLADQGLVDGDRLAITGGSAGGYTTLSALAFTDVFSAGASHYGVSDLTALAKETHKFESRYLDGLIGPYPAAEGLYRERSPINHVEGLSAPVVFFQGLEDRIVPPNQAEMMVAALREKGIPVAYVPFEGEQHGFRRSENIERALEGELYFYSKVFGFEPADDIEPLTIENL; this comes from the coding sequence ATGCCGGAAGTCGCACCTTACGGTTCGTGGAGATCCCCGATAAGCGCCGGAGACATCTCATCCGGCGGGGTCGGCCTGGGGCAGATCCAGCTCGACGGCGAGGCGGTCTACTGGAGCGAGGTCCGACCGAAGGAGGGCGGGCGCACCGTGATAGTCCGCCGCGCCGAGGACGGCTCGACAACGGACGTGAACCCCGCACCCTTCAACGCCCGGACCCGCGTCCACGAGTACGGCGGCGGAAGCTACGTCGTCCACGCCGGAACCGTCTATTTCTCTAACTTCTCGGATCAGCGAGTCTACCGGATAAAGCCCGGCGGGGAGCCGGAGCCGCTCACGGACAACGACGGCTGTCGCTACGCGGACTTCTCTGTGGACGTTTCAGGAGACAAGCTGCTGTGCGTTCGGGAGGACCACCGCTCCGGCGGCGAGCCGGTCAACGAGGTGGTGGCCCTCTCGCTGTCGGACGGGTCCGAGAAAGTCCTTGCAAGCGGCCGCGACTTCTACGCCTCGCCGTGCAGCGGACGGGACGGTGAGTTTCTTGCCTGCCTCGGCTGGGATCACCCGAACATGCCCTGGGACGGCACGGAGCTTCTGCTCCTGGCCGTGGACGAGAACGGCGACGCAGCAGGCGAACCGCGCGTTGTAGCCGGTGGCCCGTCCGAGTCCGTCCTGCAGCCCCGCTTCGACCACTCGCCCGGCAGGGACGGCGACCTCTACTTTATCTCCGACCGCACCGGCTGGTGGAACCTCTACCGCTTCGACGGCGACGGTATCTCCTCCCTTCACGAAAAGAAGGCCGAGTTCGCCGGGCCGCAGTGGCAGCTCGGGACCTCCCGCTACGACTTTCTTCCCGACGGGCGTCTGGTCTGCGCGTACCTTGCAGGTGGCATCTCCCACCTCGCCGTCCTTGATCCCGAAACCGGAGACCTCGGGGACGTAGACCTTCCGTACTCCGTTATCGGGGGTGTCCGGGCGGGCGGAGGCTCGGTGTACTTCAACGCCGGTTCCTCCTCGGAGCCCTCCGTGCTTGCCGGGATAACGCTCGGGGGCGAGGTGCGGGTGATAAAACGCTCCCGCGAGGTGGATCTGGATACCGGATACCTCTCCTCCCCCGAGACGGTGGAGTTCCCGACCGGGGCCGGCCTCACCGCGCACGCCTTTTACTACGGGCCGAAAAACCGCGACTACAGAGCCCCCGAGGGGGAACTGCCGCCGCTTATCGTGATGAGCCATGGCGGCCCGACTTCCATGACCTCTTCCGCTTTCAGCCTCGGGGTGCAGTTCTGGACAAGCCGGGGCTTCGCCGTTCTGGACGTAAACTACGGCGGCTCCTCGGGCTACGGGCGGGAGTACCGCGAACGCCTGAACGGCAACTGGGGCGTCGTGGACGTCGCGGACTGCGCAAACGGCGCGAAGTACCTCGCGGACCAGGGCCTCGTGGACGGTGACCGTCTGGCGATAACGGGCGGGAGCGCGGGCGGCTACACGACCCTCTCGGCGCTTGCGTTCACGGACGTGTTCTCGGCCGGGGCGAGCCACTACGGGGTCAGCGACCTGACCGCTCTTGCAAAGGAGACGCACAAGTTCGAGTCGCGGTACCTGGACGGGTTGATCGGACCATACCCGGCGGCCGAGGGGCTTTACCGGGAGCGGTCGCCGATCAACCACGTAGAGGGACTCTCCGCCCCGGTCGTTTTCTTTCAGGGGCTCGAGGACAGGATAGTCCCCCCGAATCAGGCGGAGATGATGGTCGCCGCGCTCCGCGAGAAGGGCATCCCCGTGGCCTACGTTCCGTTCGAAGGCGAGCAACACGGTTTTCGCCGCTCCGAGAACATAGAGCGGGCCCTGGAAGGCGAACTCTACTTCTACTCAAAGGTCTTCGGCTTCGAACCGGCGGACGACATAGAGCCGCTCACCATCGAGAACCTCTGA
- a CDS encoding zf-HC2 domain-containing protein, with protein sequence MGDEPMNDELVRGENCRRCRELLGASLLGGAGLTTTEREELDRHLAGCPACRREEVELRETAKMLSDGGARTEADPSPDLEDRVVARVLGGSGRRSGSERYAIPAAAAIFAVFVGVGVLLAFLPDGGDPGLGDTEEISFPDAPQGIASDGAVIAHTWGTEVIMELSGLEDGEVYTVTVERRDGTTVESGTFIGTGASEIECEMNAAVLRQNARAVLISDSDGRPVMRSELEPRPASSYT encoded by the coding sequence ATGGGCGACGAACCGATGAACGATGAGCTTGTGAGGGGCGAGAATTGTCGCCGCTGCCGGGAACTGCTCGGCGCGAGCCTGCTCGGTGGGGCGGGGTTGACCACCACCGAGAGGGAGGAACTCGACCGACACCTCGCCGGATGCCCGGCCTGCCGCCGGGAAGAGGTAGAGCTGCGGGAGACGGCGAAGATGCTCAGCGACGGCGGAGCGAGAACAGAAGCCGACCCCTCCCCGGACCTGGAGGATCGCGTCGTCGCACGGGTTCTCGGCGGCTCGGGGCGTCGGTCCGGTTCCGAAAGGTACGCGATTCCCGCCGCAGCTGCGATCTTCGCGGTCTTCGTGGGGGTCGGGGTTCTGCTTGCGTTTCTCCCGGACGGCGGTGACCCGGGCCTCGGGGATACGGAGGAGATCTCCTTTCCGGATGCCCCGCAGGGCATCGCCAGCGACGGAGCGGTCATCGCCCACACCTGGGGGACCGAGGTGATCATGGAGCTGAGCGGACTCGAAGACGGAGAGGTATACACCGTCACCGTCGAGCGGCGCGACGGTACGACCGTCGAGAGCGGAACCTTTATCGGCACCGGAGCCAGCGAGATAGAGTGCGAGATGAACGCCGCCGTACTGCGGCAGAACGCCCGAGCCGTACTTATATCCGACTCGGACGGTCGGCCGGTCATGCGCTCGGAGCTGGAGCCCCGTCCGGCGAGTTCGTATACCTGA
- a CDS encoding sigma-70 family RNA polymerase sigma factor, producing the protein MKFPLSADPEESETDSMPEESSNRSRPGQDRTSGRDAPLRAVEAGEDSGGGSGFLLRLRSRTKRREEEGKLRAAYGEHAGELFGFAYRSLGDRGLAEEVVQETFVKAWRSRDRFDVRRASRRTWLFAITRNLITDVVRARRARPSLASYGSQERFRRFHGSEDPTEAVSREMLISEALGRLREEHRVVVTEVHYRGRPYAELSEELGIPVGTLRSRAFYALKSLRLILEEMESSDGRRTDER; encoded by the coding sequence ATGAAGTTCCCGTTGTCGGCCGACCCCGAGGAGAGCGAAACGGATTCGATGCCGGAAGAATCGTCGAATAGAAGTAGGCCCGGGCAGGACAGGACGTCCGGGCGGGATGCGCCCCTCCGGGCCGTGGAAGCCGGTGAGGACTCCGGGGGCGGTTCCGGGTTTCTGCTGCGCCTCCGGTCCCGGACAAAGCGCCGGGAAGAAGAAGGGAAGCTGCGCGCTGCCTACGGTGAACACGCCGGGGAACTCTTCGGGTTCGCGTACCGGTCGCTCGGGGACCGGGGTCTGGCCGAGGAGGTCGTGCAGGAGACCTTCGTGAAAGCGTGGCGTTCGCGGGACCGGTTCGATGTCCGCCGGGCGTCGCGCCGGACGTGGCTCTTCGCCATAACCCGCAACCTTATAACCGACGTGGTGCGTGCCAGGCGTGCCCGTCCGTCGCTCGCCTCCTACGGGTCGCAGGAGCGCTTTAGACGCTTTCACGGCAGTGAAGACCCGACCGAAGCGGTATCTAGGGAGATGCTTATCTCAGAGGCTCTCGGACGTCTCAGAGAGGAGCATCGCGTCGTGGTGACCGAGGTTCACTACCGGGGCCGGCCTTACGCGGAACTGTCCGAAGAACTCGGCATACCCGTCGGAACCCTTCGCAGCCGGGCCTTCTACGCCTTAAAATCCCTGCGCCTGATCCTGGAAGAGATGGAGTCATCCGATGGGCGACGAACCGATGAACGATGA
- a CDS encoding DUF4394 domain-containing protein, giving the protein MQDTSGTLGAETTGGVGKAMKLFLLGGATFGMMTFGAVGAHAQTADSVYGLTDAGELVAFDPSSPATVNATVPVTGDASGDTILGMDFRPATGELYAIGASSTVYTVDPATGVATTVGTTDPALEGSVLGFDFNPTADAIRVVTDAGQNLRLTDLDSELETTVDGALAYDESDENAGEQPAVVGAGYTNNVPDAEDTMLYDLDLATGDLVQQDANPGVLSTVGSVGVPFTANTGFDISPDGAAYATLQPGEGQASSLYTIDLDSGAASEVGAIGGGLVVTGFAIPAGDAGMMTTGGAETALPDTGGASAAAVAGAGLLAAGAATMLVLRVRRPDAR; this is encoded by the coding sequence TTGCAGGATACTTCGGGAACGCTCGGAGCGGAGACGACCGGAGGGGTCGGAAAAGCCATGAAGCTCTTTCTTCTCGGGGGGGCGACGTTCGGCATGATGACCTTCGGCGCGGTCGGGGCCCACGCCCAGACGGCGGACTCCGTTTACGGTCTGACGGACGCCGGGGAGCTTGTGGCCTTTGATCCGTCCAGCCCCGCCACGGTGAACGCGACCGTTCCGGTGACGGGCGACGCCTCGGGCGACACGATACTCGGTATGGACTTCCGCCCGGCGACCGGCGAACTCTACGCTATCGGCGCGTCAAGCACCGTCTACACAGTAGACCCGGCCACCGGCGTGGCGACGACCGTCGGCACCACCGACCCGGCCCTGGAAGGGTCCGTCCTCGGCTTTGACTTCAACCCGACCGCCGACGCCATAAGGGTCGTAACCGACGCGGGGCAGAACCTGCGCCTCACCGACCTCGACTCCGAACTCGAGACGACCGTAGACGGCGCGCTCGCCTACGACGAAAGCGACGAGAACGCCGGTGAACAGCCCGCCGTCGTTGGGGCCGGGTACACCAACAACGTTCCCGACGCTGAGGACACCATGCTGTACGACCTCGACCTCGCCACCGGGGACCTGGTGCAGCAGGACGCCAACCCCGGAGTTCTCTCGACGGTCGGTTCGGTCGGGGTGCCTTTCACGGCGAACACCGGCTTCGACATCTCGCCGGACGGCGCGGCCTACGCGACGCTCCAGCCGGGTGAGGGTCAGGCTTCAAGCCTCTACACCATCGACCTCGACTCCGGCGCGGCCAGCGAGGTCGGGGCCATCGGCGGCGGCCTCGTTGTAACCGGGTTCGCCATCCCGGCCGGGGACGCCGGGATGATGACCACCGGCGGCGCGGAGACCGCCCTTCCCGACACCGGCGGAGCCTCAGCCGCGGCGGTGGCCGGAGCCGGGCTTCTTGCGGCGGGCGCGGCGACGATGCTCGTCCTCCGTGTCAGGCGTCCGGACGCCCGGTAA
- a CDS encoding sortase yields the protein MRPSDYDGWTRVERARWKREVFRERWLRRVLALLGVGLVTFAAVFMISGLTPPSVGGREEGERAEVAVPQDETLRLTVPKMSRVSDVPVYTAAPDNNAALDAGAVHVRGTGFPWEPGANVYIAGHRLGYPNTGSFLVFYDLNRLVEGDRVLLKDSDGTEYVYEVFREMVVSPKETSVTEPVAGKRIVSLQTCTLPDYSRRLIVQAELVLTREAKPDANSPDRAASKSPGPNPRGV from the coding sequence ATGAGGCCCTCCGACTACGACGGGTGGACCCGCGTCGAGCGGGCCCGGTGGAAGCGCGAGGTCTTCCGGGAGCGGTGGCTCCGGCGGGTTCTCGCCCTCCTCGGGGTCGGGCTGGTCACGTTCGCCGCCGTCTTCATGATCTCGGGCCTCACGCCGCCCTCCGTCGGGGGCCGGGAGGAGGGGGAGAGAGCGGAAGTCGCCGTACCGCAGGACGAGACGCTTCGGTTGACCGTCCCGAAGATGAGCCGGGTGTCGGACGTTCCGGTGTACACCGCAGCTCCGGACAACAACGCGGCCCTTGACGCGGGGGCGGTCCACGTCCGCGGAACCGGTTTTCCGTGGGAGCCCGGGGCGAACGTCTACATAGCAGGGCATCGGCTCGGCTACCCGAACACCGGAAGCTTCCTTGTCTTCTACGACCTCAACCGTCTTGTCGAGGGGGACCGGGTGCTGCTGAAAGACTCGGACGGCACCGAGTACGTCTACGAGGTGTTTCGGGAGATGGTCGTATCCCCGAAAGAAACCTCCGTGACCGAGCCGGTCGCCGGGAAGCGCATCGTCAGCCTTCAGACCTGTACCCTGCCGGATTATTCAAGGCGGCTCATTGTTCAGGCCGAGCTTGTCCTGACCCGCGAGGCGAAGCCTGACGCGAACAGCCCCGACCGGGCCGCCTCCAAAAGCCCCGGGCCGAATCCCCGGGGCGTCTGA
- a CDS encoding ABC transporter permease, producing the protein MSEEAQVRETLATVRGVETRGRFKDFRRAFFSNTLAVAGLVVIALFILMALLAPLIAPFDPIRDQDLAGKFAGPSASHWLGQDELGRDILSRILYGARISLTAGIVAVVFATVVGTTVGVVAGYAGRWADAVLMRLMDILLAFPSILLAIVIVSILGQGLTNAMLAVGIVNVPQIARVVRSAVISVRERDYIEAERALGASHTRIITSAILPNSLAPLIVQATLTLATAILDIAALSFLGLGAQAPTPEWGAMLTDAFRSGFGVFIEGQHAILFPGIAIALSVLAVNFIGDGLRDALDPRRKG; encoded by the coding sequence ATGTCCGAGGAGGCCCAGGTTCGGGAGACGCTCGCCACGGTGCGCGGGGTCGAGACGCGGGGACGCTTCAAAGACTTCCGGCGGGCGTTTTTCTCGAACACGCTGGCGGTGGCCGGGCTGGTGGTCATCGCGCTCTTTATCCTTATGGCCCTGCTCGCCCCGCTTATCGCGCCGTTCGACCCGATAAGGGACCAGGACCTCGCCGGGAAGTTCGCCGGGCCTTCCGCCTCTCACTGGCTCGGTCAGGACGAGCTCGGCCGCGATATCCTCTCCCGCATCCTCTACGGCGCGCGCATAAGCCTGACCGCCGGTATCGTCGCCGTTGTCTTCGCCACCGTCGTGGGTACCACCGTAGGCGTCGTCGCCGGATACGCCGGACGCTGGGCCGACGCCGTGCTGATGCGGCTCATGGACATCCTGCTTGCGTTTCCGTCCATCCTGCTCGCCATCGTGATCGTCTCCATACTCGGTCAGGGGCTGACAAACGCAATGCTCGCGGTCGGGATAGTGAACGTCCCGCAGATAGCCCGCGTCGTGCGCTCGGCGGTTATAAGCGTCCGCGAACGGGACTACATCGAAGCCGAACGCGCCCTCGGGGCCTCCCACACCCGCATTATCACCTCGGCCATTCTCCCGAACAGCCTCGCCCCGCTTATCGTGCAGGCCACCCTGACCCTCGCAACGGCCATCCTCGACATCGCCGCCCTCTCGTTTCTCGGCCTCGGCGCGCAGGCCCCGACCCCGGAGTGGGGCGCGATGCTCACGGACGCCTTCCGCAGCGGCTTCGGGGTCTTTATCGAGGGGCAGCATGCGATCCTTTTCCCCGGTATCGCCATCGCCCTCTCCGTTCTTGCCGTCAACTTTATCGGCGACGGGCTTCGCGACGCCCTCGACCCCCGCCGCAAAGGCTGA